Proteins encoded within one genomic window of Hermetia illucens chromosome 2, iHerIll2.2.curated.20191125, whole genome shotgun sequence:
- the LOC119649376 gene encoding protein PDF, translated as MAKLIVLSAVALLWIGFITGLPAPDEERYLDKEYTRELISWLTALNPSATNPCRFYPSGNIIGPLPKRNSELINSLLSLPKTMNDAGK; from the exons atggcaaaactaattGTACTTAGTGCAGTGGCTCTTCTATGGATTGGATTCATAACTGGTCTGCCGGCTCCTGATGAGGAGAGGTATCTGGACAAGGAG TACACACGAGAGCTTATCAGTTGGCTAACAGCATTGAATCCATCTGCAACTAATCCGTGCCGGTTTTATCCTAGCGGAAATATTATTGGACCCTTGCCTAAACGCAATTCAGAGCTGATCAATTCATTGCTGAGCCTCCCAAAAACCATGAACGATGCTGGAAAATAA